The Amycolatopsis tolypomycina region TGCAGCTTCACCATAGGGTGAAAACTACCTGAACGATCGTCCCAAAACAAAGAGCGACGTACACCACATCGGTGGGACTTAGGGCCACTCAACGGGTTACTCATCAGTAAGGACGGTTAGTCTCCCGGCACCACCACAGTTTTGATCCGGACGAAAGGCACCCGAACGATGGGCGCTCTCCAACTGACGCTCGGCGGGATCTCCGTCGTGCTCGGCCTCGTCGCCTGGGGCATGTTCGCCGCGACGATCGCCCGTTTCGTGCGGGTGATCCGGCTCGGCCAGCCCGACTCGACGCGCAACGGGCCGTTCATGCCGCGCATGAAGACGCTGATCAAGGAGTTCGCCGCGCACACGCGGATGAACCGCAAGCGCAGCGTCGGCCCCGCCCACTGGTTCGTCATGTGGGGCTTCCTGCTCGGCTCGCTCGCCCTGTTCGAGGCCTACGGCGAGGTCTTCGTGCCGACGTGGGGCTGGCCGATCCTCGACGACTTCCCGCCGTTCCAGCTGCTCATGGAGCTGCTCGGGCTCGGCACGATCGTCGGCATCCTGGTGCTGATGGCGATCCGGCAGCGCAACCACCCGCGCCGCGCCGACCGCCAGAGCCGCTTCCAGGGCTCCAACTTCAAGTGGGCGTACTTCATCGAGGCCGTCGTCCTGATCGAGGGCATCGGCATCATCGGCGTCCGCGCCGCGAAGGCCGCGCTGGGCGCGCACGAGACGCCGACCTGGGCCGCCTTCGTCTCGAACCCCCTCGGTGAGCTGCTGCCGGCCAGCCCGAACCTGGTGACCGTCTTCGCGTTCGTCAAGCTGATGAGCGCCACGGTCTGGCTGATCGTCGTCGCCCGCGCGATGACCATGGGCATCGCGTGGCACCGCTTCAGCGCCTTCTTCAACATCTACTTCAAGCGCGAGGCCGACGGCGGCGTCGCCCTCGGCGCGCTCAAGCCGATGATGAGCGGCGGCAAGGTCCTCGACCTCGAGGAAGCCGACCCGGACGAGGACACCTTCGGCGTCGGCAAGATCGAGGACTTCAGCTGGAAGGGCTGGCTGGACTTCTCGACGTGCACCGAGTGCGGCCGCTGCCAGGAGCAGTGCCCCGCGTGGAACACCGGCAAGCCGCTGTCGCCGAAGCTGGTCATCACGCAGCTGCGTGACCACGCCTACGCGAAGGCGCCGTACCTGCTGGCCGGCGGCAAGCGCGACATGGCGGGCGACGAGATCGGCCTGTCCGGGGACAACATGTACGCGGGGATCGACGTCCTCGCGATCGCCGAGTCACAGAAGGCGCTGGTCGGCGACGACGGCGGTGTCATCGACCCGGACGTCCTGTGGTCGTGCACCAGCTGCGGCGCCTGCGTCGAGCAGTGCCCGGTCGACATCGAGCACGTCGACCACATCGTCGACATGCGCCGCTACCAGGTGATGATCGAGTCGTCGTTCCCCAGCGAGCTGAACGGCATGTTCAAGAACCTGGAGAACAAGGGCAACCCGTGGGGCCAGAACGCCAAGGACCGCCTGGCCTGGACCGAGGACCTGGACTTCGAGGTCCCGGTGTTCGACGGCGACATGGGCGACGCCGAGTACCTGTTCTGGGTCGGCTGCG contains the following coding sequences:
- a CDS encoding (Fe-S)-binding protein; translated protein: MGALQLTLGGISVVLGLVAWGMFAATIARFVRVIRLGQPDSTRNGPFMPRMKTLIKEFAAHTRMNRKRSVGPAHWFVMWGFLLGSLALFEAYGEVFVPTWGWPILDDFPPFQLLMELLGLGTIVGILVLMAIRQRNHPRRADRQSRFQGSNFKWAYFIEAVVLIEGIGIIGVRAAKAALGAHETPTWAAFVSNPLGELLPASPNLVTVFAFVKLMSATVWLIVVARAMTMGIAWHRFSAFFNIYFKREADGGVALGALKPMMSGGKVLDLEEADPDEDTFGVGKIEDFSWKGWLDFSTCTECGRCQEQCPAWNTGKPLSPKLVITQLRDHAYAKAPYLLAGGKRDMAGDEIGLSGDNMYAGIDVLAIAESQKALVGDDGGVIDPDVLWSCTSCGACVEQCPVDIEHVDHIVDMRRYQVMIESSFPSELNGMFKNLENKGNPWGQNAKDRLAWTEDLDFEVPVFDGDMGDAEYLFWVGCAGAFEDRAKKTTRAVAELLHMAGVKYKVLGSEESCTGDPARRAGNEFLFQMLAQQNVEILNSVFEGRERKTRKVVVTCAHCFNTLANEYPELGGQFDVVHHTQLLNRLVREKQLVPVAPVAEDVTYHDPCYLGRHNKVYEAPRELVGATGAQLREMPRHGDKSMCCGAGGARMWMEEKIGKRINVERVDEALGTAPSKIATGCPFCKVMLNDGLTARQSDGTASEKVEIVDVAQMLLESVKRKPEPKPIALGAPSLAEE